The Pseudomonas sp. B21-023 genomic interval GTGTCAGTGGAACTTTGGCAGCAGTGCGTGGAGCTTCTGCGCGATGAACTGCCTGCCCAGCAATTCAACACCTGGATCCGTCCGCTACAGGTCGAAGCCGAAGGCGACGAGTTGCGCGTCTATGCGCCCAACCGCTTCGTGCTTGATTGGGTCAACGAGAAGTACCTTGGCCGCCTGCTCGAACTGCTGGGTGAACAGGGCAGCGGCATTGCTCCCGCGCTTTCCTTGTTGATAGGCAGCCGTCGCAGTTCCGCAGCGCGTGCTGCCCCCAACGCACCTGTCAGCGCCGCCGTTGCCGCAACCCTTGCGCAGCAGACGCAGGTGCAGCCTTCGGTGGCTGCGGTTCAGCATGCGAACACTCCAGCGGTCGAGCCAACTCAGGCCGCCGAGGTCGAAGAGCCCTCGAGCCGCGACAGCTTCGACAGCATGAGCGACACCACCACGGCCCCGAAGGCCAACGGGCGTACCGAGCAGCGCACGGTGCAGGTCGAAGGTGCCTTGAAGCACACCAGCTACCTGAACCGTACCTTCACCTTCGAGACCTTCGTCGAGGGTAAATCCAACCAGCTGGCCCGCGCCGCGGCCTGGCAGGTCGCCGACAACCCCAAGCATGGTTACAACCCGCTCTTCCTTTATGGGGGCGTGGGCCTGGGTAAGACCCACTTGATGCACGCTGTGGGTAACCACCTGCTGAAAAAGAATCCGAATGCCAAGGTGGTCTACCTGCATTCCGAGCGCTTCGTGGCCGACATGGTCAAGGCGCTGCAACTGAACGCGATCAATGAGTTCAAGCGTTTCTACCGCTCGGTCGATGCGCTGCTGATCGATGACATTCAGTTCTTCGCCCGCAAGGAGCGCTCGCAGGAAGAGTTTTTCCACACCTTCAACGCCCTGCTCGAAGGTGGCCAGCAGGTGATCCTCACCAGTGACCGCTACCCGAAGGAAATCGAAGGCCTGGAAGAGCGCCTGAAGTCGCGTTTCGGCTGGGGGCTGACGGTCGCCGTCGAGCCACCGGAGCTGGAAACCCGTGTGGCCATCCTTATGAAGAAGGCCGACCAAGCCAAGGTCGAGTTGCCGCACGATGCCGCCTTCTTCATCGCCCAGCGTATCCGCTCCAATGTGCGTGAACTGGAAGGCGCCCTGAAACGGGTGATTGCCCACTCGCACTTCATG includes:
- the dnaA gene encoding chromosomal replication initiator protein DnaA, which produces MSVELWQQCVELLRDELPAQQFNTWIRPLQVEAEGDELRVYAPNRFVLDWVNEKYLGRLLELLGEQGSGIAPALSLLIGSRRSSAARAAPNAPVSAAVAATLAQQTQVQPSVAAVQHANTPAVEPTQAAEVEEPSSRDSFDSMSDTTTAPKANGRTEQRTVQVEGALKHTSYLNRTFTFETFVEGKSNQLARAAAWQVADNPKHGYNPLFLYGGVGLGKTHLMHAVGNHLLKKNPNAKVVYLHSERFVADMVKALQLNAINEFKRFYRSVDALLIDDIQFFARKERSQEEFFHTFNALLEGGQQVILTSDRYPKEIEGLEERLKSRFGWGLTVAVEPPELETRVAILMKKADQAKVELPHDAAFFIAQRIRSNVRELEGALKRVIAHSHFMGRDITIELIRESLKDLLALQDKLVSVDNIQRTVAEYYKIKISDLLSKRRSRSVARPRQVAMALSKELTNHSLPEIGDMFGGRDHTTVLHACRKINELKESDADIREDYKNLLRTLTT